A genomic region of Deltaproteobacteria bacterium contains the following coding sequences:
- a CDS encoding SDR family oxidoreductase codes for MMQDQKRILVTGGAGFLGSHLCDRLTREEHDVLCLDNFFTGDKQNIRHLMGLPNFELIRHDLVHPIFLEVDEIYNLACPASPIHYQYNPVKTIKTSVMGAIHMLGLAKRVRAKILQASTSEVYGNPAIHPQPEAYWGNVNTIGPRSCYDEGKRCAETLFFDYHRQNRVNIRVVRIFNTYGPRMNPNDGRVVSNFIVQALTGEDITVYGDGSQTRSFCYVDDLIEGLIRMMNAPDGFTGPVNLGNPSEFSMLELAEKVIGVTGSRSQIVFRPLPQDDPLQRRPDISLAKERLQWEPATELEEGLEKTITYFKEILTER; via the coding sequence ATGATGCAAGATCAGAAGCGCATTCTTGTTACCGGGGGGGCAGGATTTTTGGGATCGCACCTCTGCGATCGTCTGACCCGGGAGGAGCACGATGTATTGTGTCTGGATAATTTCTTCACGGGCGACAAGCAAAACATCCGCCATCTGATGGGATTGCCCAATTTTGAATTGATCCGGCATGACCTGGTCCATCCCATATTCCTGGAGGTGGATGAGATTTATAATCTGGCTTGTCCCGCATCTCCTATTCATTATCAATACAACCCGGTCAAGACCATAAAGACCAGCGTCATGGGCGCCATCCATATGCTGGGCCTGGCCAAGCGGGTTCGTGCCAAGATCCTTCAGGCCTCAACCAGCGAGGTCTATGGGAACCCGGCCATCCATCCCCAACCGGAGGCCTACTGGGGGAATGTCAACACCATCGGTCCCCGTTCCTGCTATGATGAGGGGAAGCGCTGCGCCGAGACCCTCTTCTTTGATTATCACCGGCAGAACCGGGTCAACATCCGGGTGGTCCGGATCTTCAACACCTACGGCCCCCGGATGAACCCTAACGATGGCCGTGTGGTGAGCAACTTCATCGTGCAGGCCTTGACCGGAGAGGATATTACGGTCTATGGCGACGGGTCCCAGACGCGCTCTTTCTGTTATGTGGATGACCTGATAGAGGGGCTGATCCGGATGATGAATGCCCCGGATGGCTTCACTGGCCCGGTGAATCTGGGAAACCCCTCTGAATTCAGCATGCTGGAACTTGCCGAGAAGGTCATCGGAGTGACCGGGAGCCGGTCTCAGATCGTCTTCAGACCCCTTCCCCAGGACGACCCGCTGCAGCGCCGGCCCGATATCTCCCTGGCCAAAGAGCGGCTTCAATGGGAACCCGCCACAGAACTTGAAGAAGGACTTGAAAAGACCATCACCTATTTCAAAGAGATCCTGACAGAAAGGTAG